Proteins encoded together in one Neobacillus sp. FSL H8-0543 window:
- a CDS encoding response regulator transcription factor, which produces MIKIVIAEDQQMLLGAFGSLLNLEEDMEVVGKASNGAEAVELVRKYQPDVCMMDIEMPGKSGLEAAEEIKGLDCKVIILTTFARTGYFQRALKAGVRGYLLKDSPSEELASSIRSVMEGKRVYAPELMDDVYGEENPLTEREKEVLELVADGKNTQEIAEQLSIKTGTVRNYISAILDKLDVKNRIEAITQSKEKGWFK; this is translated from the coding sequence ATGATTAAAATCGTCATTGCTGAAGATCAACAAATGTTATTGGGTGCCTTTGGTTCACTATTAAACTTAGAAGAGGATATGGAAGTGGTCGGAAAGGCTTCGAATGGAGCGGAAGCGGTAGAATTGGTCCGGAAATATCAACCAGATGTTTGTATGATGGATATTGAAATGCCCGGGAAGAGCGGGCTAGAGGCAGCTGAAGAAATAAAGGGCTTAGACTGTAAAGTAATTATATTAACCACCTTTGCCCGTACGGGTTATTTTCAACGCGCATTAAAAGCAGGGGTTAGAGGCTATTTGTTAAAGGACAGTCCAAGTGAAGAGCTTGCGAGCTCAATACGCAGTGTTATGGAAGGAAAACGAGTTTACGCACCAGAGCTTATGGATGATGTCTATGGGGAAGAAAATCCACTCACCGAGAGAGAAAAAGAAGTATTAGAGCTAGTTGCAGATGGAAAAAACACACAAGAAATCGCAGAACAACTAAGTATCAAAACAGGAACCGTCCGCAACTACATCTCAGCCATCCTAGACAAACTAGACGTCAAAAACCGAATCGAAGCCATCACCCAATCGAAAGAAAAGGGCTGGTTCAAATAA
- a CDS encoding SAM-dependent methyltransferase, whose product MKEDYYDALLNIKTGGNQRGFSSSFHYHRYEPTPYSALETLFTQYELTSSDHVVDFGCGKGRLNFYINYFFHSTVAGVEMNETYYQEAVENQTSYLKKFKSHKDKIHFHCCLAEKYQIGLQDNRFYFFNPFTVPIFWKVINNILLSVEKSPREIDLVLYYPSEDYIYFLENNTSFELYKEISLPGLYEQNPNERFLIYRLV is encoded by the coding sequence ATGAAGGAAGATTATTATGATGCTTTGTTGAACATAAAAACAGGTGGAAATCAAAGGGGATTTAGCAGCTCCTTTCATTATCACAGATATGAACCAACACCCTATAGTGCACTTGAAACATTATTTACTCAGTATGAGTTAACAAGCAGCGACCATGTCGTTGATTTTGGATGTGGTAAAGGAAGATTAAATTTCTATATCAATTATTTTTTTCATTCAACGGTCGCAGGGGTAGAAATGAATGAGACTTACTATCAAGAAGCAGTTGAGAATCAAACGAGTTATTTGAAAAAGTTTAAAAGTCACAAGGATAAAATTCATTTCCACTGTTGCTTGGCAGAAAAGTATCAAATCGGCCTGCAGGATAATCGATTTTATTTTTTTAACCCCTTTACCGTACCGATATTTTGGAAGGTAATAAATAATATCCTGCTATCGGTCGAGAAGTCACCCAGAGAAATTGATTTGGTGCTATATTATCCATCAGAGGATTATATTTATTTTTTAGAAAACAATACGTCTTTTGAATTGTATAAGGAAATCAGCCTACCTGGTCTTTACGAACAAAATCCAAATGAACGATTTTTAATTTATCGATTGGTTTAA
- a CDS encoding GIY-YIG nuclease family protein, with translation MYLMKDANGSIIYVGKAKNLKNRVRTYFQNSIAHSQKINKLKANIKDFEYLLTDTEFEAFILECKLIKELKPFYNKRMKSPLAYTYLVIHMDDHPRKIEITNHPKEKDGNLYFGPYTSKHTVEKAIFGIKEAYKILCSNPSKKSTACLNHSLGLCIGMCLGGAALNQYNQIIDKIIELLTGRDTSILEEMEQRMIAYADKFDYEAASKYRDSIDSINFLLNKEKIIEFTEENKNIVVIESLPDSTWKLFLIKGKTILFSQIFKMDEKPMEQLSKNICLHFNIAEPSRLNEVGRDEIDEAQIIYSYLKNSQIHYLEILENWLQAGGEISLNKELNKFLSTASKSPWLH, from the coding sequence GTGTATCTTATGAAAGATGCAAATGGCAGCATCATTTATGTAGGGAAAGCGAAGAATCTTAAAAACAGAGTGCGAACTTACTTTCAAAACTCAATAGCTCACTCGCAAAAGATAAATAAATTGAAAGCAAACATAAAGGATTTTGAATACCTTCTGACAGATACAGAATTTGAAGCCTTTATACTTGAATGTAAACTCATTAAAGAGTTAAAGCCTTTCTATAATAAAAGGATGAAGAGCCCTTTAGCCTATACCTATCTCGTGATACATATGGATGATCATCCTCGTAAGATTGAAATAACCAATCACCCTAAAGAGAAGGATGGCAATCTCTATTTCGGCCCCTATACAAGCAAGCATACGGTAGAAAAAGCGATTTTCGGCATAAAAGAAGCCTATAAAATACTCTGTAGCAACCCATCGAAAAAAAGTACAGCTTGTTTAAACCATTCTCTGGGGCTATGTATCGGGATGTGCTTGGGTGGAGCGGCACTTAACCAGTATAATCAAATTATTGATAAAATTATTGAATTACTTACTGGCAGGGATACAAGTATACTTGAAGAAATGGAGCAAAGGATGATTGCTTATGCCGATAAATTCGATTATGAAGCAGCTTCAAAGTATCGAGATTCTATTGACTCCATAAACTTTCTATTAAATAAAGAAAAAATCATTGAATTCACCGAAGAAAATAAAAATATCGTGGTCATTGAGAGCTTGCCAGACTCGACTTGGAAACTCTTCCTAATAAAGGGGAAAACCATCCTATTTAGTCAAATATTCAAAATGGATGAGAAACCCATGGAACAGCTAAGCAAAAACATTTGCCTTCATTTTAATATTGCAGAACCGTCTAGACTCAATGAAGTGGGAAGAGATGAAATCGATGAGGCACAAATCATTTATAGTTATTTAAAAAATAGCCAAATTCACTATTTAGAGATTCTAGAAAACTGGCTTCAAGCTGGAGGAGAAATATCCTTAAACAAAGAACTGAATAAATTTCTATCCACCGCAAGCAAAAGCCCTTGGTTACATTGA
- a CDS encoding sensor histidine kinase, which yields MFKRYMNFQKNNGISPYIWTILCILPFYFIFQSSSPIKIFVGVILTVLFLIFFRIALSVKGWPVYLWTFILIGISITSTSLFSYVYFAFFLAYFIGNIKERVTFLTLYFIHLISTSASINFSIVQQDELFLKQLPFVVITWIGVILLPFNIRNKKEMGQLEEKLEDANKRISELIKLEERQRIARDLHDTLGQKLSLIGLKSDLARKLITKDPDQARSELKDVQQTARTALSEVRKMVSSMRGIRLKDELVQVKKMLKAAQITFDNEPDFTLKDVSLLIENILSMCLKEAVTNIVKHSGATTCSVSISQSWKETVLTIKDNGVFKGKDESLAKGHGLLGMKERLEFINGNLELVTNEGTTLIIRVPNDVKPSDKERE from the coding sequence ATGTTTAAACGGTATATGAACTTTCAAAAAAATAATGGTATTTCTCCTTATATTTGGACGATCCTTTGTATCCTGCCATTTTATTTTATTTTCCAATCATCTTCACCGATTAAAATATTCGTTGGAGTAATTCTTACGGTCTTATTTCTGATATTCTTCCGAATTGCCTTGAGTGTCAAAGGATGGCCTGTTTACCTATGGACCTTCATTCTAATTGGAATCTCCATTACATCAACAAGCCTTTTCAGCTACGTTTATTTTGCTTTTTTCCTAGCTTATTTTATCGGTAATATCAAAGAACGTGTGACCTTTTTAACCCTTTATTTTATCCATTTGATTAGCACCTCTGCATCGATAAATTTTAGTATTGTGCAGCAGGATGAATTATTCTTAAAACAATTGCCATTTGTTGTAATTACATGGATTGGTGTCATTCTACTTCCATTCAATATTCGAAATAAAAAAGAGATGGGACAACTTGAAGAAAAACTAGAGGATGCAAATAAGCGAATATCAGAGTTGATTAAACTGGAGGAGCGGCAGCGGATTGCCCGTGATCTTCACGATACATTGGGACAAAAACTATCACTTATTGGTTTGAAAAGTGATTTAGCTCGGAAATTAATTACAAAAGACCCAGATCAGGCACGCAGTGAGTTAAAGGATGTTCAACAGACAGCAAGAACTGCGTTGAGTGAAGTTAGAAAAATGGTTTCGTCTATGCGTGGGATACGCTTGAAGGATGAATTGGTACAGGTTAAAAAAATGCTCAAAGCTGCGCAAATAACCTTCGATAATGAGCCAGATTTTACACTAAAGGATGTTTCCTTACTGATAGAAAATATCCTTAGCATGTGCTTGAAGGAAGCGGTAACGAATATCGTCAAACATAGTGGTGCTACAACCTGTTCTGTTTCCATCAGTCAATCTTGGAAGGAGACGGTGTTGACCATTAAGGATAATGGTGTTTTCAAAGGCAAGGACGAGAGTTTAGCAAAGGGACACGGTTTATTAGGAATGAAAGAACGGCTTGAGTTTATAAACGGAAACCTGGAGCTTGTAACAAATGAGGGTACGACCTTAATCATCCGAGTTCCAAATGATGTTAAGCCTAGTGATAAGGAGAGAGAATGA